From the Corallococcus caeni genome, one window contains:
- the cglE gene encoding adventurous gliding motility protein CglE, with protein MRKSLLLAALALATPALGATPPEGVPFEPRRGFFTETDVGVFFTVGGENSYSNAQSYVQLGIGYDLTERLSLGAHFALGSSAQNCFAGYLPDSNVCALSDNFTVAFGDLTAAYHVQLAHRFYLTPKVAAGYTRLDPTPVDPDEGDPGRSINAFNAGLGVGVEYATSFDHFSVGADLLGRYIFGPNIMSFAVFPRVKYTF; from the coding sequence GTGAGGAAGTCGCTGCTGTTGGCCGCGCTCGCGCTGGCGACGCCGGCCCTGGGAGCCACCCCGCCGGAGGGCGTCCCGTTCGAGCCGCGCCGGGGGTTCTTCACCGAGACCGACGTCGGGGTGTTCTTCACGGTGGGCGGCGAGAACAGCTACTCCAACGCGCAGTCGTACGTGCAGCTGGGCATCGGCTATGACCTGACGGAGCGGCTGTCCCTGGGCGCCCACTTCGCGCTGGGGTCCTCCGCGCAGAACTGCTTCGCGGGCTACCTGCCGGACTCCAACGTCTGCGCGCTGTCGGACAACTTCACGGTGGCCTTTGGCGACCTGACGGCCGCGTACCACGTGCAGCTGGCCCACCGCTTCTACCTGACGCCCAAGGTGGCGGCGGGCTACACGCGCCTGGACCCCACGCCGGTGGATCCGGACGAGGGCGACCCGGGCCGCTCCATCAACGCCTTCAACGCGGGCCTGGGCGTGGGCGTGGAGTACGCGACGTCCTTCGACCACTTCTCCGTGGGGGCGGACCTGCTGGGGCGCTACATCTTCGGGCCCAACATCATGTCGTTCGCCGTGTTCCCGCGCGTGAAGTACACGTTCTGA